A window from Salvia miltiorrhiza cultivar Shanhuang (shh) chromosome 2, IMPLAD_Smil_shh, whole genome shotgun sequence encodes these proteins:
- the LOC131012715 gene encoding LOW QUALITY PROTEIN: heat shock protein 90-6, mitochondrial (The sequence of the model RefSeq protein was modified relative to this genomic sequence to represent the inferred CDS: deleted 1 base in 1 codon), with protein MHRLSRRSVPAILRSAAARHRPIYSLDHQLSGASDPAKRWFSVLTTGGNNAIGASASFDLKKGSLIGCRYETTAAAASTPPAEKFEYQAEVSRLMDLIVNSLYSNKDVFLRELISNASDALDKLRFLAVTQPDLLKDSVDLDIRIQTDKDNGIITLTDSGIGMTRQELVDCLGTIAQSGTAKFLQALKDSKDSGADSNLIGQFGVGFYSAFLVAERVEVSTKSPKSDKQYVWESEANSSSYTIREETDPAKLIPRGTRLSLYLKHDDKGFAHPERVEKLVKNYSQFVSFPIYTWQEKGHTKEVEVDEDPTEANKDEQNEITEKKKKTKTVVERYWDWELTNETQPIWLRNPKEVTKEEYNEFYKKTFNDFLEPLASSHFTTEGEVEFRSILYVPSMTPSGKDDIINQKTKNIKLFVKRVFISDDFDGELFPRYLSFVKGVVDSNDLPLNVSREILQESRIVRIMKKRLVRKAFDMILGISLSEDTEDYMNFWTNYGKHLKLGCIEDRENHKRIAPLLRFFSSQSEEDVISLDEYVENMKPDQKDIYFIAADSVTSARNTPFLEKLVEKDIEVLFLVDPIDEVAIQNLKAYKDKNFVDITKEDLDLGDKDEDRDKEMKQEFGGTCDWIKKRLGDRVASVQVSNRLRASPCVLAAGKFGWSANMERLMKAQNVGDVSSFEFMKGRRVFEINPEHPIIKSLNDACKSNPSDEEALRAIDLLYETALFSSGFTPESPAELGGKIYEMMNMALLGKWGSSPSHTQQQVDATSVPETVEAEVVEPAEATAQK; from the exons ATGCACAGGTTATCGAGGCGTTCCGTCCCCGCGATCCTCCGCAGCGCCGCTGCGCGCCACCGCCCCATTTATTCCCTTGACCACCAGCTC TCTGGAGCGAGTGATCCAGCAAAGAGATGGTTCTCTGTGCTGACAACCGGTGGCAACAATGCTATTGGTGCCTCCGCATCATTTGATCTGAAAAAAGGGTCTCTTATTGGGTGTCGTTATGAGactactgctgctgctgcatctACTCCACCAGCTGAAAAATTTGAGTACCAAGCAGAG GTTAGCCGTCTCATGGACCTTATCGTGAATAGTTTATACAGCAACAAGGATGTCTTTCTTCGTGAGCTTATCAG CAATGCAAGTGATGCATTGGACAAGCTGCGTTTCCTTGCTGTCACTCAGCCCGACCTTTTGAAGGATTCTGTTGATCTTGACATACGTATCCAGACTGACAAAGATAATGGAATAATTACACTTAC AGATTCTGGGATTGGCATGACAAGGCAGGAACTTGTTGACTGTCTTGGTACTATCGCACAGAGTGGAACTGCGAAGTTTTTGCAAGCTTTGAAG GATAGCAAGGATTCTGGTGCTGACAGCAATTTAATTGGTCAGTTTGGGGTGGGATTCTATTCAGCATTCCTTGTTGCTGAGAGG GTTGAGGTCTCAACAAAGAGCCCTAAATCCGATAAACAGTATGTATGGGAAAGTGAAGCAAACTCTAGTTCCTATACCATCCGAGAAGAGACTGATCCCGCGAAACTTATCCCAAGGGGAACCCGTCTCAGTCTATATCTTAAG CATGATGATAAAGGGTTTGCTCATCCAGAAAGAGTCGAGAAGCTTGTAAAGAATTACTCACAATTTGTTTCCTTCCCAATATACACATGGCAAGAGAAGGGACACACGAAAGAG GTTGAGGTCGATGAGGATCCTACAGAAGCTAACAAGGATGAGCAAAATGAGATAACCGAG aaaaagaagaagaccaAGACTGTAGTTGAACGATATTGGGATTGGGAGCTTACAAATGAGACGCAGCCAATATGG CTACGTAACCCTAAAGAAGTTACAAAGGAGGAATACAATGAGTTCTACAAGAAAacatttaatgattttttagaaCCCCTTGCCTCTTCACACTTTACAACAGAG GGTGAAGTGGAGTTTAGGTCTATCCTATACGTGCCGTCTATGACACCCTCAGGGAAGGATGACATAATCAACCAAAAGACAAAGAATATAAAGCTGTTTGTGAAACGAGTATTCATTTCTGATGATTTTGATGGTGAATTG TTCCCACGGTATTTGAGCTTTGTCAAGGGTGTTGTTGATTCAAACGATCTTCCCCTAAATGTTTCACGCGAAATCCTTCAAGAAAGCAGAATT GTTCGCATTATGAAGAAACGTCTGGTGCGCAAGGCCTTTGACATGATCCTCGGCATATCTTTGAGTGAGGATACAGAG GACTATATGAATTTCTGGACGAATTATGGCAAACACTTGAAGTTAGGTTGCATTGAGGATCGTGAGAACCACAAACGCATCGCTCCATTGCTTCGATTTTTCTCATCTCAAAGCGAGGAGGATGTTATCAGCTTGGATGAGTATGTTGAGAACATGAAACCTGATCAGAAAGATATTTATTTCATTGCTGCAGACAGCGTAACTAGTGCAAGGAATACACCCTTCTTGGAGAAACTTGTGGAAAAGGATATTGAG GTTCTGTTCTTAGTGGACCCTATAGATGAGGTTGCCATCCAAAATCTGAAAGCTTACAAGGACAAGAACTTTGTTGACATCACCAAAGAAGATTTAGATCTGG GCGACAAGGATGAAGACAGAGATAAAGAGATGAAGCAAGAGTTTGGCGGTACTTGTGACTGGATTAAGAAACGGTTGGGTGATAGAGTTGCCAGTGTTCAAGTCTCAAACCGTCTCCGAGCATCACCTTGTGTTCTTGCAGCCGGCAAGTTTGGCTGGTCTGCAAATATGGAAAG GCTTATGAAGGCACAAAATGTCGGTGATGTATCCTCCTTTGAATTTATG AAGGGCCGGAGAGTGTTTGAAATCAATCCAGAACATCCAATCATCAAAAGTTTAAAT GATGCTTGCAAGAGTAATCCAAGTGATGAAGAAGCCTTGAGGGCCATTGATCTCTTGTACGAGACAGCTCTATTTTCCAGTGGTTTCACT CCTGAGAGTCCTGCTGAGCTTGGAGGAAAGATTTATGAGATGATGAACATGGCACTTTTAGGCAAGTGGGGTTCATCTCCATCTCACACTCAGCAACAAGTAGACGCCACATCTGTACCTGAGACAGTCGAAGCCGAGGTTGTCGAGCCTGCTGAAGCGACTGCCCAAAAATGA
- the LOC131012722 gene encoding LOW QUALITY PROTEIN: threonine--tRNA ligase, chloroplastic/mitochondrial 2 (The sequence of the model RefSeq protein was modified relative to this genomic sequence to represent the inferred CDS: deleted 1 base in 1 codon) has protein sequence MAILVGSSSRICLMEAALSLSLSLSKPAHRLLHHFSPRCTLFSLNPHLHRHHALPRRPRFSAVATQLTETPPPTAAPPPPPPLVLPTNQSSQRLLRIRHTCAHVMAMAVQKIYPEAKVTIGPWIDNGFYYDFDVEPLTDQDLKKIKKEMDRIIGRNLPLVREEVSRDEAEKRIMAINEPYKMEILESIKEEPITIYHIGDEWWDLCAGPHVESTGNINRKAVELESVAGAYWRGDVTKPMLQRVYGTAWENEEQLKAYLHFKEEAKRRDHRRIGQDLDLFSIQDEAGGGLVFWHPKGAIMRHIIEDAWKKIHLQRGYDLLYTPHVAKADLWKISGHLDFYKENMFDQMEIEEELYQLRPMNCPYHILVYKAQQHSYRDFPIRVAELGTVYRYELSGSLHGLFRVRGFTQDDAHIFCLEEQIKDEIRGVLDLTEEILLQFGFDKYEVNLSTRPEKFVGGDEIWDKATVALKDALNDKGWSYQIDDGGGAFYGPKIDLKIEDALGRKWQCSTIQVDFNLPERFDMTYVDSDQERKRPIMIHRAILGSLERFFGVLIEHYAGDFPLWLSPIQARLLPITDSQLDYCKRVVERLKADGIRAEICNGERISKLIRSSEKLKIPLMAVVGAKEVESETVTVRSRFGGELGTMAVDEFVTRIKHAIQDKTSF, from the exons ATGGCCATTTTGGTGGGTAGCAGTAGCAGGATTTGTCTAATGGAAGCggctttatctctctctctatcgctCTCGAAGCCTGCTCATAGGCTCCTCCACCATTTCTCTCCCAGATGCACTCTCTTCTCCCTCAATCCTCATTTGCATCGCCACCATGCTCTGCCGAGGAGGCCCCGATTCTCCGCCGTCGCTACTCAACTCACAGAGACTCCCCCGCCCACTgctgcgccgccgccgccgccgccgcttgtTCTCCCCACTAACCAGTCCTCCCAGAGACTCCTCAGGATTCGCCACACG TGCGCTCATGTGATGGCCATGGCTGTTCAAAAGATCTATCCAGAAGCAAAAGTCACAATTGGTCCTTGGATAGACAATGGTTTCTACTACGATTTTGATGTGGAGCCTCTCACTGACCAGGACCTTAAGAAGATTAAGAAGGAAATG GATCGCATTATTGGTAGGAATCTGCCTTTAGTTAGAGAAGAAGTTAGCAGAGATGAAGCAGAGAAAAGGATTATGGCCATCAACGAGCCCTACAAAATGGAGATTCTTGAGAGCATTAAAGAGGAGCCCATCACTATCTATCACATAGGTGATGAATGGTGGGATCTTTGTGCTGGCCCTCATGTTGAATCTACA GGTAACATCAATAGAAAAGCTGTTGAGCTTGAATCTGTTGCTGGGGCTTACTGGAGAGGAGACGTAACTAAGCCAATGCTGCAACGAGTGTACGGCACAGCATGGGAGAATGAGGAACAACTCAAAGCCTACCTTCACTTCAAGGAGGAGGCAAAAAGGCGGGATCATCGTCGGATAGGTCAAgatcttgatttattttctataCAG GATGAGGCGGGTGGGGGATTGGTTTTTTGGCATCCCAAGGGTGCTATCATGAGACACATAATTGAAGATGCCTGGAAAAAGATTCACTTACAGCGTGGCTATGATCTCCTCTATACTCCACATGTGGCAAAAGCAGATCTCTGGAAGATTAGTGGTCATCTGGACTTTTACAAAGAGAACATGTTTGACCAGATGGAGATAGAGGAGGAACTTTATCAGCTTCGACCAATGAATTGTCCTTACCATATTTTGGTCTACAAAGCACAGCAACATTCCTACAGGGATTTTCCAATCAGGGTTGCTGAGCTTGGAACAGTGTATAGATATGAGTTGTCTGGAAGTTTACATGGTCTATTCCGAGTAAGAGGATTTACCCAG GATGATGCCCACATCTTTTGTTTAGAGGAACAAATCAAAGATGAAATCAGGGGTGTCCTGGATCTTACAGAGGAAATACTGCTGCAGTTTGGTTTTGACAAGTATGAAGTGAACCTGTCGACAAGACCAGAGAAATTTGTTGGAGGTGATGAAATATGGGACAAAGCAACCGTTGCTCTAAAGGACGCTCTAAATGACAAAGGCTGGAGTTATCAGATTGATGATGGTGGTGGTGCTTTTTACGGCCCCAAAATTGATCTCAAAATAGAGGATGCTCTGGGAAGGAAGTGGCAGTGCTCGACCATACAG GTTGATTTTAATTTGCCTGAGCGATTTGACATGACATATGTGGACTCTGATCAAGAGAGAAAGCGACCAATCATGATACATAGAGCAATTCTTGGATCGTTGGAGCGGTTCTTTGGAGTTCTTATAGAACATTATGCTGGAGATTTTCCATTATGGTTGTCTCCAATTCAGGCGCGCTTGTTACCCATAACTGACTCACAG TTGGATTATTGCAAGAGAGTGGTTGAAAGATTGAAAGCTGATGGGATTCGGGCTGAAATATGCAACGGGGAAAGGATATCGAAACTTATTAGGAGCTCAGAAAAGCTTAAGATTCCATTGATGGCTGTAGTTGGAGCAAAAGAGGTTGAAAGTGAGACAGTGACTGTTAGATCTAGGTTTGGTGGAGAGTTGGGAACCATGGCGGTTGATGAGTTTGTCACCAGAATCAAGCATGCAATTCAAGACAAGACTTCCTTTTAA
- the LOC131012718 gene encoding uncharacterized protein LOC131012718, with the protein MESYTEEALRAKAIAEKQFLARDFVGARSYAAKAQKLCPELEGISQMVATFGVYIASEAKANGELDFYSILGLDPSADRSKVKKQYKKMAVLLHPDKNRTVGADGAFRLVSEAWTLLSDTVKRSSYDQRRNLFAGYSTGAGAYDNCSKFPAPPSRMDSFWTVCTSCHVQYEYLRKYVNKRLSCKNCRGVFIAVETGLAPINGAFPYSNYSYMPENGYPSHGCGVSVVPKTTYHAPSGPTGHHSGHKPVSNISFQGNSSVDSVGVSTSSFVFYQASGEASITKANGVSSVGHSGLRDGSKPKRGRPAKKIKMDFGSSCSYAHEETRPAVAAEAKTAAVNVSSKPASRLCPPAAPVFDTRQLLIERARSEIRRNLEEMRLASEAAAAETQKRNALAAVDKSSETAKVSQPELKRSASMSITVPDSDFHDFDRDRSEECFKPKQIWALYDEEDGMPRLYCLIREVISVNPFKIYISYLNSKSDCEFGAVNWLDSGFTKSCGSFRVFHSEMVEQVNIFSHVLSKEKAGRGGCVRIYPRCGDIWAVYRNWSPDWNRTTPDAVRHQYEMVEVLGDYSEDQGVWVTPLVKLDAYKTVYQRNANTSAIRWIPRREMLRFSHQVPSCSLNVQGQANLPEGCWDLDPAATPDELLLLRRETELEEEKSSPTPTQCITSMEVFLEQVTSGEGEYVIEGLAPTKTIAKVLEELS; encoded by the coding sequence ATGGAATCCTACACGGAGGAAGCTTTAAGAGCTAAAGCCATTGCGGAAAAGCAGTTTTTGGCGAGAGACTTTGTTGGTGCGAGGAGTTATGCTGCAAAAGCTCAAAAGCTGTGTCCTGAACTGGAGGGGATATCGCAGATGGTGGCCACATTTGGAGTCTACATTGCTTCTGAGGCTAAAGCCAACGGAGAACTCGATTTCTATTCAATTCTTGGACTGGATCCATCTGCAGACAGGTCCAAAGTAAAGAAACAGTATAAGAAGATGGCAGTACTGCTCCATCCTGATAAGAACAGAACAGTTGGAGCTGATGGAGCATTCAGACTTGTCTCTGAAGCATGGACTCTTTTATCGGATACCGTTAAAAGAAGCTCCTACGATCAAAGGAGGAATTTGTTTGCTGGGTACAGTACTGGGGCTGGCGCCTATGACAATTGTTCCAAGTTTCCAGCTCCTCCTTCAAGAATGGATTCGTTTTGGACTGTTTGTACCTCCTGTCATGTTCAGTATGAATATCTCAGGAAGTATGTGAACAAGAGACTTTCTTGCAAGAACTGCCGTGGAGTCTTCATAGCCGTTGAGACTGGGTTAGCCCCAATTAATGGAGCTTTTCCGTATAGCAACTACTCTTATATGCCAGAGAATGGGTATCCTAGTCATGGTTGTGGGGTTTCGGTTGTACCTAAAACTACGTATCATGCACCTAGCGGGCCCACAGGGCATCATTCTGGACATAAGCCTGTTTCTAATATATCATTTCAGGGTAACTCGTCCGTGGATTCTGTTGGGGTGTCTACATCATCCTTTGTCTTTTATCAAGCCAGTGGAGAGGCAAGCATAACCAAGGCAAACGGAGTGTCGTCTGTTGGGCATAGTGGTCTCAGGGATGGATCAAAACCGAAGCGTGGTAGACCGGCAAAGAAGATAAAAATGGATTTTGGAAGCTCATGTAGTTATGCACATGAAGAAACTCGCCCAGCTGTTGCCGCAGAAGCAAAAACGGCCGCTGTGAATGTATCATCAAAGCCTGCTTCCAGGCTTTGCCCGCCAGCTGCCCCCGTATTTGATACCCGACAGTTGTTGATTGAAAGGGCAAGATCAGAAATCCGTAGGAATCTAGAGGAGATGAGGTTGGCTTCAGAAGCTGCGGCGGCCGAGACTCAGAAGAGAAATGCTCTAGCTGCAGTAGATAAATCCAGTGAGACAGCTAAAGTATCACAACCGGAACTGAAGAGAAGTGCTTCAATGTCAATAACGGTTCCAGATTCAGACTTCCATGATTTTGACAGGGATAGGTCAGAAGAATGCTTTAAGCCAAAACAGATATGGGCCTTGTACGACGAAGAAGACGGTATGCCTCGCTTGTACTGTCTTATTCGTGAAGTCATCTCAGTGAATCCTTTTAAGATCTATATTAGCTACTTGAACTCAAAATCGGACTGTGAATTTGGGGCAGTAAATTGGTTGGATTCTGGATTCACAAAATCTTGTGGAAGTTTTAGAGTGTTCCACTCTGAAATGGTCGAACAAGTGAACATCTTCTCTCATGTTCTGAGTAAGGAGAAGGCCGGTAGGGGAGGGTGTGTAAGAATCTATCCAAGATGTGGAGATATATGGGCCGTATACCGGAACTGGTCACCGGATTGGAACAGAACGACCCCGGATGCAGTGAGGCACCAATATGAAATGGTTGAGGTTCTTGGAGACTATTCTGAAGATCAGGGTGTGTGGGTTACGCCGCTCGTAAAACTGGATGCATACAAGACTGTATATCAGAGAAATGCAAACACTAGTGCCATTAGATGGATTCCTAGGAGAGAGATGTTGAGATTCTCACACCAGGTCCCATCTTGTTCGCTGAATGTCCAAGGCCAGGCTAACTTGCCCGAGGGTTGCTGGGATCTCGACCCAGCTGCAACTCCGgacgagcttcttcttcttcgaagAGAGACTGAGCTCGAAGAAGAAAAGTCGAGCCCGACCCCAACTCAGTGCATAACATCAATGGAGGTATTCCTAGAACAAGTGACAAGTGGTGAAGGAGAATATGTAATAGAAGGCTTGGCTCCAACTAAAACAATAGCAAAAGTTCTAGAAGAGCTAAGTTAA